The genomic interval GCTCCTGCCCGGCGGCTATTTCTCCGGCGTTGGCATCACGCTGATCCTATTGATCGGTATCGCGATCTGGCTGCTCTCCGGCTTCTTCCGCGTGCAGTCCGAAGAGCTTGGCGTCGTGCTGCGATTCGGCAAGCATGTGCGCACGGTGCAGCCCGGCCTGAACTATCATCTGCCCTATCCGATCGAGACCGTGCTGCTGCCCAAGGCGCTGCGCGTCTCCACCATTTCCATCGGCATGACGCTGATCGACGATCCGGCCCGCCGCGGCCGCACCATGCGCGACGTGCCTGAAGAGAGCCTGATGCTGACCGGCGACGAGAACATCGTCGACGTCGACTTCACCGTGCTGTGGCGCATCAAGCCCGACGGCGTCGGCGACTTCCTGTTTAACATCCAGAGCCCCGAAGGCACCGTGAAGGCGGTCGCCGAAAGCGCGATGCGCGAGGTGATCGGCCGTTCGCAGATCCAGCCGATCCTGACCGGTGCGCGCAACGTCACCGAGCAGGGCGTGCAGGAGCTGATGCAGAAGACGCTCGACAGCTACGGCTCGGGCGTCCAGATCACCCAGGTGCAGATGCAGAAGGTCGACCCGCCGGCGCAGGTCATCGACGCGTTCCGCGACGTGCAAGCCGCGCGCGCCGACTTCGAGCGGGCACAGAATGAGGCCCAGACCTACGCCAACCGTGTCGTCCCCGAAGCCCGTGGCCGTGGGGCGCAAATTTCGCAGGTCGCCGAAGGCTACAAGGAGCAGGCGATTGCCGAGGCCAAAGGCCAGAGCGCACGTTTCCTGAAGGTCTACGACGAATACAAGAAGGCGCCCGACGTGACGCGTGAACGGATCTACCTGGAGACGATGGAGCGCGTGCTCGGCGGCTCCGAAAAGCTCGTCATCGACGGTGCGGCAGGGCAGGGCGTCGTGCCCTATCTGCCGCTCAACGAATTGACGCCGCGGCGGCCGCCGGCGCCGCAGGGCCAGCAGCAGAGCGGAGGCAACCGATGAGGTCTCCGGTCACAGGTTTCGTCTCGCTGCTCGTTCTGCTGCTCGTCCTGATCGTGGCCTACAGCTCGGTCTTCACGGTGCAGCAGACCGAACAGGCCCTCGTGGTTCGCCTCGGTGAGCCCGTCAAGGTCGTCACTGAGCCCGGGCTGAACTTCAAGGCACCGTTCATCGACAGCGTCATCAGCATCGACAAGCGGATCCTCGATCTCGAGAACCCGTCGCAGGAAGTCATCGCCTCCGACCAGAAGCGGCTCGTGGTCGATGCGTTCGCGCGTTACCGCATCAAGAACGCGCTGCGCTTCTATCAGAGCGTCGGCTCGATTCAGGCTGCGAACCTCCAGCTCACGACGCTGCTCAACGCAGCGTTGCGCCGCGTGCTCGGCGAGGTCACCTTCATTGCGGTGGTTCGCGACGAACGTGAGCGGCTGATGGCGCGCATTCGCGAGCAGCTCGACCGCGAAGCTGACGGCTACGGCATCCAGGTCGTCGATGTCCGGATCCGCCGCGCCGACCTGCCGGACCAGAACAGCCAGGCGGTCTACGACCGCATGAAGACCGAACGTCAGCGCGAAGCGGCCGAGTTCCGCGCGCAGGGTGCCCAGAAGGCCCAGGAAATCCGCTCCAAGGCCGATCGTGAGGCGACCGTCATCGTCGCCGAGGCCAACTCCGCGGCCGAACAGATCCGCGGTGCGGGCGATGCCGAGCGCAACCGGCTGTTTGCCGAGGCCTACGGCAAGGACCCAGATTTCTTCGCCTTCTACCGTTCGATGGCGGCCTATGAGAACGGGTTGCGCTCCAGCGACACCCGCTACCTGCTGCGGCCGGATTCGAATTTCTTCCGGTACTTCAGTCACCCGTCCGGCAAGACGGGCGCGGAGACACCGGCTCCGAAGCCTTGAGATCAAGGGCGGCTTCGCAAGCCGCCCACAAGACAACGATAACAGCACGAGGGGAGGTTCCCGTCCGATGAGGTCCATAGCGTTTGCCGACTTCCTCATCGGCTTGGGCATCCTGTTTGTGCTGGAAGGCATAATGTTCGCGGCGAGTCCGAACTGGATGCGCAAGGCGATGAAGAGCGCGCTTGCAACCCCCGATCACATCCTGAGGGGCGTCGGCATCGCCTCGGCGGTGGTCGGCCTGATCCTGATCTGGGTAATGCGCCGCCATAGCTGAGAAATCCGCTCCAAACGCCAAAGTGAAGCGCGTAGGCCGGTCTTTCGCCGTATTATCGGGGTTTTGAGGCCCGTTAAGGTCCGTGCTTGCGCCGCCCTTCGGTCGAGCGCAGTGTGGTGCCAACCCCCGACTCTCTGGAGATCATCTGATATGACCGCTGCCACCATTGCCACGACCCGCTTGCGCCTTGGTCTGGCTGCGATCGCGCTCGGCGCTTTCAGCGTCATCGCTTCGCCCGCCGCCGCGCGTGGGCCGGAGGGCATCGCCGACGTCGCCGAGAAGGTGATCGACGCGGTCGTCAACATCTCGACTTCGCAGACCGTGGAGGCCAAGGGCGGCGGCAGCAACACCATGCCGCAACTGCCGCCCGGCTCGCCCTTCGAGGAGTTCTTCGACGACTTCTTCAAGAACCGCCGCGGCCCCGGCGCCGGCAAGGGCGGCGAGCGCGGCGACAACACGCCGCCGCGCAAGACCAACTCGCTCGGCTCCGGCTTCATCATCGACACGTCGGGCGTCGTCGTCACAAATAATCACGTCATCGCGGATGCCGACGAGATCAACGTCATCCTCAACGACGGCACCAAGATCAAGGCGGAGCTGGTCGGCGTCGACAAGAAGACCGATCTTGCGGTCTTGAAGTTCAAGCCGACGAAGCCGCTGGTGGCGGTCAAGTTCGGCGACTCCGACAAGCTGCGGCTCGGCGACTGGGTGGTGGCGATCGGCAACCCCTTCAGTCTCGGCGGCACCGTGACCGCCGGCATCGTCTCGGCCAAGAATCGCGATATTTCCTCGGGTCCGTACGACAGCTACATCCAGACCGACGCCGCCATCAATCGCGGCAATTCCGGCGGTCCGCTGTTCAATCTCGAAGGCGACGTCATCGGCGTCAACACGCTGATCATCTCGCCCTCCGGC from Bradyrhizobium arachidis carries:
- a CDS encoding Do family serine endopeptidase, with product MTAATIATTRLRLGLAAIALGAFSVIASPAAARGPEGIADVAEKVIDAVVNISTSQTVEAKGGGSNTMPQLPPGSPFEEFFDDFFKNRRGPGAGKGGERGDNTPPRKTNSLGSGFIIDTSGVVVTNNHVIADADEINVILNDGTKIKAELVGVDKKTDLAVLKFKPTKPLVAVKFGDSDKLRLGDWVVAIGNPFSLGGTVTAGIVSAKNRDISSGPYDSYIQTDAAINRGNSGGPLFNLEGDVIGVNTLIISPSGGSIGIGFAVPSKTVVGVVDQLRQFGELRRGWLGVRIQSVTDEIAESLSIKPARGALVAGVDDKGPAKPAGIEPGDVVVKFDGKDIKDPKDLSRVVADTAVGKEVDVVIIRKGQEETKKVTLGRLQDPEKVQAAVKTDEPAPEKPVTQKALGLDLATLSKDLRTRYKIKDSVKGVVVTSVDANSDAAEKRLSAGDVIVEVAQEAVSSGADVQKRIETLKKDGKKSVLLLVSNGEGELRFVALSVQ
- the hflK gene encoding FtsH protease activity modulator HflK; translation: MPWKNQGGGPWGSGSKGPWGSGPQPVGPRPPDLEDLLRRGQDRLQQLLPGGYFSGVGITLILLIGIAIWLLSGFFRVQSEELGVVLRFGKHVRTVQPGLNYHLPYPIETVLLPKALRVSTISIGMTLIDDPARRGRTMRDVPEESLMLTGDENIVDVDFTVLWRIKPDGVGDFLFNIQSPEGTVKAVAESAMREVIGRSQIQPILTGARNVTEQGVQELMQKTLDSYGSGVQITQVQMQKVDPPAQVIDAFRDVQAARADFERAQNEAQTYANRVVPEARGRGAQISQVAEGYKEQAIAEAKGQSARFLKVYDEYKKAPDVTRERIYLETMERVLGGSEKLVIDGAAGQGVVPYLPLNELTPRRPPAPQGQQQSGGNR
- a CDS encoding DUF2065 domain-containing protein; its protein translation is MRSIAFADFLIGLGILFVLEGIMFAASPNWMRKAMKSALATPDHILRGVGIASAVVGLILIWVMRRHS
- the hflC gene encoding protease modulator HflC; the protein is MRSPVTGFVSLLVLLLVLIVAYSSVFTVQQTEQALVVRLGEPVKVVTEPGLNFKAPFIDSVISIDKRILDLENPSQEVIASDQKRLVVDAFARYRIKNALRFYQSVGSIQAANLQLTTLLNAALRRVLGEVTFIAVVRDERERLMARIREQLDREADGYGIQVVDVRIRRADLPDQNSQAVYDRMKTERQREAAEFRAQGAQKAQEIRSKADREATVIVAEANSAAEQIRGAGDAERNRLFAEAYGKDPDFFAFYRSMAAYENGLRSSDTRYLLRPDSNFFRYFSHPSGKTGAETPAPKP